In a genomic window of Acipenser ruthenus chromosome 41, fAciRut3.2 maternal haplotype, whole genome shotgun sequence:
- the LOC117433937 gene encoding hematopoietic cell signal transducer isoform X2, which translates to MYTAVNSGFEKVESVEQEMADRVIFSALAVLLCLSGAVLGQQQPDCSHCYKIEPGVMAGIIATDVVLTVLIVVFVYYLASRRREKKEKDKVYINMPNMERRPYLKS; encoded by the exons ATGTATACAGCTGTGAACTCAGGCTTCGAAAAG GTGGAGAGCGTTGAACAGGAAATGGCAGACAGGGTGATATTCTCGGCCCTCGCTGTGCTGCTCTGCTTATCTG GTGCGGTGCTTGGACAACAACAGCCAG ACTGCAGTCACTGCTATAAGATCGAACCCGGGGTCATGGCGGGGATCATTGCCACAGACGTGGTTCTGACTGTCCTCATCGTGGTCTTTGTCTATTACTTGGCCAGCCGAAGGAGGGAGAAGAAGGAAAAAG ACAAGGTCTATATAAACATGCCTAACATGGAGCGGAGACCCTACCTGAAGTCATGA
- the LOC117433937 gene encoding hematopoietic cell signal transducer isoform X3, whose product MADRVIFSALAVLLCLSGAVLGQQQPDCSHCYKIEPGVMAGIIATDVVLTVLIVVFVYYLASRRREKKEKADKVYINMPNMERRPYLKS is encoded by the exons ATGGCAGACAGGGTGATATTCTCGGCCCTCGCTGTGCTGCTCTGCTTATCTG GTGCGGTGCTTGGACAACAACAGCCAG ACTGCAGTCACTGCTATAAGATCGAACCCGGGGTCATGGCGGGGATCATTGCCACAGACGTGGTTCTGACTGTCCTCATCGTGGTCTTTGTCTATTACTTGGCCAGCCGAAGGAGGGAGAAGAAGGAAAAAG CAGACAAGGTCTATATAAACATGCCTAACATGGAGCGGAGACCCTACCTGAAGTCATGA
- the LOC117433937 gene encoding hematopoietic cell signal transducer isoform X1 — protein MYTAVNSGFEKVESVEQEMADRVIFSALAVLLCLSGAVLGQQQPDCSHCYKIEPGVMAGIIATDVVLTVLIVVFVYYLASRRREKKEKADKVYINMPNMERRPYLKS, from the exons ATGTATACAGCTGTGAACTCAGGCTTCGAAAAG GTGGAGAGCGTTGAACAGGAAATGGCAGACAGGGTGATATTCTCGGCCCTCGCTGTGCTGCTCTGCTTATCTG GTGCGGTGCTTGGACAACAACAGCCAG ACTGCAGTCACTGCTATAAGATCGAACCCGGGGTCATGGCGGGGATCATTGCCACAGACGTGGTTCTGACTGTCCTCATCGTGGTCTTTGTCTATTACTTGGCCAGCCGAAGGAGGGAGAAGAAGGAAAAAG CAGACAAGGTCTATATAAACATGCCTAACATGGAGCGGAGACCCTACCTGAAGTCATGA